In Crinalium epipsammum PCC 9333, the following are encoded in one genomic region:
- a CDS encoding class I SAM-dependent methyltransferase: MSNKTSGLDQQLYNYLLSVSLREADILRQLREETAQHPRAVMQIAPEQGQFMALLIQLLGAKKTLEVGVFTGYSSLCVALMLPPTGQVVACDVSEEYTAIARRYWQAAGVADKIDLRLAPAIETLDQLLADGEAETFDFAFIDADKRNYQAYYERSLQLIRPGGLIAIDNVLWSGRVIDFEDQDKQTQAIRDFNQYLYQDNRISLSLVPIADGLTLALKK; this comes from the coding sequence ATGTCAAATAAAACAAGTGGTCTAGATCAACAACTCTATAATTATCTCCTGTCTGTATCCCTGCGAGAAGCAGATATTCTCAGACAATTGCGGGAAGAAACTGCTCAACATCCTCGTGCTGTTATGCAAATAGCACCAGAACAAGGACAGTTCATGGCGCTGCTGATCCAACTATTGGGAGCTAAGAAAACCTTAGAAGTTGGGGTATTTACGGGTTATAGTTCTCTGTGTGTTGCTTTGATGCTACCGCCGACAGGACAAGTTGTTGCTTGCGATGTTAGTGAAGAGTATACCGCGATCGCTCGACGTTATTGGCAAGCTGCCGGGGTAGCTGACAAAATTGATTTACGATTAGCGCCAGCTATCGAAACTTTAGATCAATTGTTGGCTGATGGGGAAGCCGAAACTTTTGATTTTGCGTTTATTGATGCTGATAAGAGAAATTATCAGGCATATTATGAGCGATCGCTACAACTAATTCGTCCAGGTGGTTTGATTGCTATTGATAACGTTCTTTGGAGTGGTCGAGTTATTGACTTTGAAGATCAGGACAAGCAAACTCAGGCGATCCGAGATTTTAATCAATACTTGTATCAAGATAACAGAATTAGCTTGAGCTTAGTACCGATTGCAGATGGGTTAACCCTTGCACTAAAAAAATAA